From the genome of Polyodon spathula isolate WHYD16114869_AA chromosome 14, ASM1765450v1, whole genome shotgun sequence, one region includes:
- the LOC121326530 gene encoding cysteine-rich secretory protein LCCL domain-containing 2-like, with amino-acid sequence MLTTTGYLLLLFTLVPLISSEPIKCSDTARNFKEQSFVLQCPAGCATEYYSVWGSDIYTEDSSICAAATHAGIIPQSGGSVTVEKRVGQSKYTGTTRNGVTSQSYSWYPTSYVFASASTVTCSHQARAFAENQFKVLCPADCTSQSSSVWGTDIYTDDSSICRAAIHAGKIRDSGGIVEVLKRPGQSSYSASQRFGVSSRSWGSWSNSFIVI; translated from the exons ATGTTGACCACCACTGGTTATTTGCTGTTACTTTTCACATTGGTGCCGCTCATTAGCTCAG AACCTATTAAATGTTCAGACACAGCCAGAAATTTTAAGGAACAGAGCTTCGT CTTGCAGTGTCCAGCTGGCTGTGCAACAGAATACTATTCAGTGTGGGGTTCAGACATCTACACAGAG GATTCCTCTATTTGTGCAGCTGCCACCCATGCAGGTATAATCCCTCAATCTGGCGGATCTGTGACTGTGGAAAAAAGAGTTGGCCAGAGCAAGTATACAGGAACGACAAGAAATGGAGTGACGAGCCAAAGTTACAGCTGGTACCCAACCTCTTATGTTTTCGCGTCAGCCT CGACCGTTACTTGCTCCCACCAAGCCCGAGCATTTGCTGAAAACCAATTTAA AGTACTCTGTCCTGCTGACTGTACATCGCAAAGCAGCTCTGTGTGGGGAACAGACATCTACACTGAT GACTCGTCCATCTGCCGTGCCGCCATCCATGCAGGGAAAATCAGGGACTCTGGGGGAATAGTGGAAGTCTTGAAGAGACCTGGACAAAGCAGCTACTCAGCAAGCCAGCGGTTTGGAGTGTCGAGCAGAAGCTGGGGCTCCTGGAGCAACTCCTTCATAGTTATCTGA